In Carassius gibelio isolate Cgi1373 ecotype wild population from Czech Republic chromosome B4, carGib1.2-hapl.c, whole genome shotgun sequence, one DNA window encodes the following:
- the LOC127956003 gene encoding gastrula zinc finger protein XlCGF8.2DB-like — MALIKEECEDIKIEEAVRVKQEDSEEQTDLMPLKEEYNLSNEMEEKNQFEKHQDPIPGEKCCSQTAKKPRKLRALPPLICFHCGKYFNQHGNLTVHLRVHSGEKPFTCQECGKCFTQKAHLKVHMRVHTGESSFTCGQCGKYFNRKNNFLFHMRAHANESSSICLQCGKIFSKRGNLKEHMRIHTGEKPYTCPQCGKSFSRKGNLSDHVRVHTGVKPYICQQCGKSFNKSSTLKIHMRIHTGESSFNCQQCGKHFDQQGNLKNHMIIHTGEKPFVCDQCGKSFNLKGNLKVHMRVHSGGSPFTCQQCGKTFTRKGSLKVHMRVHTGEQPFVCLQCGKSFPHKKNLKSHMRIHTGEKPFTCDQCGKSFRYKFTLNHHMRIHSKLIKCHKC, encoded by the exons ATGGCGTTAATTAAAGAGGAGTGTGAAGACATCAAGATTGAAGAAGCAGTCAGGGTGAAACAAGAAGATAgcgaggaacaaacag ATCTGATGCCACTGAAAGAGGAGTATAATTTATCGaatgaaatggaagagaaaaatcAGTTTGAGAAGCATCAGGATCCTATACCTGGAGAAAAATGTTGCTCACAGACTGCAAAGAAACCTCGAAAGTTACGGGCTCTGCCTCCATTAATCTGCTTTCATTGTGGAAAGTATTTCAATCAACATGGAAACCTTACAGTCCATCTGAGAGTTCAttctggagagaagcctttcacctgccaagagtgtggaaagtgttttactcAAAAAGCACACCTTAAAGTCCATATGAGGGTTCACACTGGGGAGAGCTCTTTCACCTGCGGGCAGTGTGGaaaatattttaacagaaaaaataactttttattccaCATGAGAGCTCATGCTAATGAGAGCTCTTCCATATGCCTGCAGTGTggaaaaatatttagcaaaagaGGAAACCTTAAAgaacacatgagaattcacactggagagaagccttacacatgtcctcagtgtggaaagagttttagccGAAAAGGAAATCTCAGCGATCACGTACGAGTTCACACTGGAGTGAAGCCTTACAtttgccaacagtgtggaaaaagtttcaataAATCTAGTACCTTAAAaattcacatgagaattcacactggagagagctcttttaactgccaacagtgtggaaaacatTTTGATCAACAAGGAAACCTTAAAAACCACATGataattcacactggagagaagccatttgtgtgtgatcagtgtggaaagagtttcaaccTAAAAGGAAATCTAAAagttcacatgagagttcacagcGGAGGGAGCCCTTTCACctgtcaacagtgtggaaaaacTTTTACTAGAAAAGGAAGCCTCAAagtccacatgagagttcacactggagagcaGCCTTTTGTATGccttcagtgtggaaagagttttccaCATAAGAAAAACCTTAAatcccacatgagaattcacactggagagaagccatttacatgtgatcagtgtggaaagagtttcagataTAAATTTACCCTTAAtcaccacatgagaattcactcaaaattaattaaatgtcataaGTGTTGA